The sequence CCTCTGGGCAGCAGCCCGACTTGGAGTGTGGGGAGCCGGGGGGCAGCTGGGTTCTAGCTACCCGGCTTtcatggagccatgaaattgacaagacagccaacagctgatgtaagggACGTAGTGTCTACACAGATACTgggtcaccctaactacactgacataagtgctatgcctctcgtggaggtggagttatgatgtcggtgtagtagggcacttacatcggtgggacaaggctgtagtgtgtacactgacataattaagtcaacgtaagctgccttcCATTGACCTAATCAGTGGAAACTAGGCCTCAGACGGGAAGACTCTCTAGAAGATACCTGCAGAGGGACAGGACAGACCAGCGCAGGGAAACCCCCTTTTTAACATCTTCCTACAGACAAATGTAGAGAGGTGAATTTCTAGAGGACATACACACAGGGGCTGAGAGAAGCATTACCATTGGCCAGTCAGCATCACAGTGAAGTAGAAAGCCCAGCACTGAAATAGCAGGGGGGCtccagggcaggactgaggggcattggctgAAGACcaggactgggatagcaggggggctgcagggcagaatcgaggggcattggcagagctgggtctGTTCCAAGGACTGGTGCTATTACTGGTTTGGAATGAGGGGAGGTAACAAACCCAGAAGCAGATATGTAATATTTACATCCACagtttttattttagaaacatGTAACACAATCACAAATTAATAATAAGTATATAAAACCCATCGGCAATACTCATACTGCAGacatagagaaagagagagagaaagagacagactaAGATAGAGTGAGAGTCCAAGGCATCATACAAACACCCTGATGTGCTGTTTGCAATGCtctagtgcccagctggaggggaATTTCCTTTCCTTACATACAGACATACAACCGGAAAGCTGTACCTTCCACAAATATTAAGGGATCAGAGTTATAAGGAGAATCAAAGGAATGAAATCTGTATAATTTAGACAAATGATGAAAGAGGGGAGTATAACCGTCTACAAACTCTGAAAGATGTAAATagcaaggaggaagagggagtCCGAGGAAGGTGGGTGTGGGTGGAAGACCGAGGAGTAAGTTGATGAAATTGAGCGAGGAGGGAAATGTTCTTGTTAAATCACAGGAAATATTTCCCAGCAGCAAAATTTACCGGACTTTACAATTATTGTCCACAAGGGAAGGGGTGAAGGCTCCATcacttgagtcatttaaaactcAGACTAGAGCAAACCCTGGAGAATACACGGTAAGGAACCCCGGGCACGGTTCTTGGGGGGCAATAACCAAGATGTGCCCTCAGATGATTTGGGGAGTATtgttgtatttttgttttctttagccAGCTATGTGATGATGAGGTCAGGCATACTAACTTCCCTGCTGCGTGTTGTATGAAGTCCAGCCATGTAATTCTAGCTTTGGTGTAAATGGACCCAGGGTCTTAATTCAGATCCAGAGTTTGTTTCAATCCAAAAATGCAGAGGTGCTCAGTGCTGGAGTCTGAGTTTGGACTTCCTACACAGATGTTGATGGAGTGTCAATGGGCCTAACCACACTGGactttccttctttctccctaCTGAGTATTCCAGTCAGTGAAACAGAGCTCTCAACCCTCCGATTCAAATGTACTATATGCACTAAGCCTTGCCCTGCTAAGCTAAAGGAACTTTTCAGTCCTCTGGCAACTAAGAGACAAGAGGAGGGACCATTATTAACTGAATGTGTCTGACATATCCCATCTAGTAGAGGGCAGTagtgtacacacacagagacacacacacagacacacaatacATTACAGTATTCCCTGGAGCCTCCAGAATGGACAGCCCAGCCCCTGTAGCAAAAATTTACCCTATAGCCATGGACTAAACATCTTTCTGTCTGGCTATCAGGTTTCAGGAGCTTTGGTCTCTATTCCTTCATTTCTACCTTTACAGAGTCCTTTGTGTCTTGGATAACTAGTCCTGTATCCAGAAGGTTCATGCTACGTGCCTTTGTCTAAAGTTTAACTATAGGAACAATTGATAAGAATATAcagttttggaattttttttttatacacacatcTCTTTAAATTACAATCTGTCTCTTTCAGACTTCCTTTACTGTTAGAAAAGAGGAACAGAGAAGCCAAATTTCAAGAAAAGAGGGTTGGATGAGTCAGCGTCTGGCCTGAAATAATCACCCAGCCTCCACAAGAACTAATAGTGACTGAAAATAGTGTCAAATAACAATGCCCTTTTGCTGTAATACTGCAATTTTCAAGTAATCCACGTGACCATTATTTAACATAGCCACCAAAAAGTCCTGAAGAATATAAGAACGTTGGTGGACACAAGAATGTACACAAATACTATCACATGCTTATTCTCTCTAGtactcaattttttaaaatttgtggcTGGAGGACAGATATGTCCTTTAATGGAGCCATGCATAATCAGCTCCATTTCATGTACAACCAGAGTGTAATTTTTCTCTTTAGTACCATATTTCTGCTTTACAGTTTTATTGCACCTCAAACCTACAGTATCATCTCTTAAAAATAACTATTTATCATAAACATCTTCTGCTTCATTATCTGTACATATTTttacatataaaaaaaataaatatttacaactaaactgacacacaaataaataaaccaatgtaaaactgagCTTTCAGACTAGctgtacaaaaaagaaaagggaaaaagaacCCTCTCTGGTAACTTGGTCCGCTTCTCCTGAGGCACCcaccagacagcaaatatgacATAATGGCTTTTTGCATTTGGGTAATTACATTAAATTCCAGCATAATACTGCATACTCACGGTGGAGCAGAATTAAAAGTGGGAAGAGATGGCACTGTGGAGTTGTTTGGTTGCTTTAGCTCACTATACAAAAATAATAGTAAGTTTAAAAAACATAAGAGGTTGCTATGCACAAAAATACCTTAATACCTAGGAGCAGTTAAAGGTGAGAGCAAAAATATTGCCCATATGTTCTCCTCCTCAAGTGCATAACAGGTGGAGATGAGGTTATTTTTGCTCCTGATGCCCTCCTGTGTTGAAAGCAGATGAGACCTTCCCACTTCAGACCATCTTAACCCTGGCAGGGCTTGGCGGAAATGTGGAAGGGAGCGGTGCGAGGGGAAGAATAAAATAGCAGCAATTTTTAAATTGTCCTAGATTTTCTCCTGACGTATATCTCTGCCCAATCCTTGAAAGACTCTCTGCTTATTTCTTTAACAATGAAAAAGGGTCAAGAAGGGGTACGTTAAATATTTGAGGTAACATCATTAGCAGACTCTATGCCCTTCAGTTCCACCATGGGGCTTTTCTCCACTGCTGCAACGGTGCCACTTCCTTCCACTTGTCCTTCAAAGCCCCTGGAAATGTCTTCAAAAGTCCTGCCCCTGGTCTCAGGGACTTTGAAGAAGGTGAAGACAAAGAAGATGACCAGGAAAACAATGAAGATGATGAAGACATAGGGACCACACAATTTCTACaggggggaaagaagggaaaggTTATAATTTGAAAAGTGCATAGGCCTAAAATCAAGGTACAGTCATTATCTCCTAAActcatccgatgcatccgatgaagtgagctgtagctcacgaaagcttatgctcaaataaattggttagtctctaaggtgccacaagtactccttttctttttgcgaatacagactaacacggctgttactctgaaacctcctaaACTCAGAATCACAACACCCTCCCCAAAATATGGACTTATTTACTTTTAACGTAGTATTTTTAAAGGAACACCCCAGGCCATTTAAGGGATTTTTAAAGCTTGATTCTGAACTTTGAATGCTATCATGACTCACAAATATTGTGGCTCTCAAAGGGGGCTATGTTGATTGGCTATGTTGACTAAGTGTCCAGCTATTTGTGGATTATAAACATTAAGTGAAAGCAAAGGAATGGGGATGTTGTTTAAACTACAACACTCTCTTAACAGTAGCTAACAATCAGATCAACACAGTACTTTCCAAATTGTGTCCTTACCTCTGCATAGGGGAAGAGCATTCCCACCAAGAAATTGGAGGTCCAGTTGGAGCAACCAGCCACTGCCACAGCTGCAGGACGGGGACCTTGACTGAAGAGTTCAGCCACAATGAACCAGGGAATAGGACCGGGGCCAATTTCAAAAAAGGCCACAAAGCCAAAGATGGCAACAATGCTGATATAGCTAATCCAGCTCAAGACATcctgcaagggagagaaacatgAATAGCTGTAATTTGACAAGCAAACATGGGATAACGGAACACGTGCTCCAACATCTCTATGTCCTTAATCATGGTATATAGTTCCTGCTGTATGGGAATGTATATTCCCCCTAATCCCAGCTGTACCCCCACTATAGATTCTCCTTTCTTTATACTCAAGAGTCCCCTGTCTCCATACTCATCCCAATCCCTCCAAAGATGCCCTTTCCTTTACCTTTGGGTcctttacctcagtttccctctgtgtcCCTAATGACATCTCAACTCTACAAGAATAGGCAGTTTGCTGTCAACTCACCTTAAGTGTCAAAGCTATGGTCATGAGAACGGCACAGAGAGCCATGCCACCCAAGCCGACCAAATGAAGGGTCCTGCGCCCTGCACGCTCCACCAGGAACAGCTGCAAAAGTGGCAGGAGAGAAAAACATTAGATTAGAAAGCAACAGCCAAAGGGGCTGGCTCCACATCCTGACAAgctctgcacccccatccccaaggGGTTTATCTGCCATTTACCTCCACCTCTCCAGTGCTCATGTGGTCAGTGGCAGCTTAAATGGATGGGGATATAGGATGCTATGTCTCTCCCTACCCCTTCACCCAGCGTTTTTCTATCTCTTTCCCCACTCtttcctccccctcttcttcctctgACTTTTACCCTTGTCCACATCTCTTCTACACCATTCTATCTCacccttctctccctctttctttcttctaGTATGCTCACATTCCCTCCTTCTGCCATGCTCTCCTCTCCTGCTCTTTCACACTTCCCTTTGtgcctcccctctcccttctgcAAATCTCAGCCACAGTTTGGCTGAAGAGAAAAAAACTGGCTCCAGGATAACTATTGTCCCCAAAATCTCCCTCCATGCAGATCCACACCAGCCATCATCTCACCAACCGCTCTCCGCAGCGCTACTTACCGATACGACAGTGAAGACCGTGTTAACCACACCAGCACCAATGGTTGCATAGACAGGCTGCTTGACACCAGCTTTTTCGAAAATCCCCGTGGAGTAATAGAACACCTGGGAGTAGAAGAAGCAATTGGATATGGTTACTAGTTCCTGCACCTGAAGGGATGCCCCTTATTTTCATGCCTGTCTCTCCATGTGTCCAATAAGAGCTCAGTCAAAAAAGTATATACTTCAATCCATGATCATGCAAGGACCATTCATTGTCATACACAGGTATaacaattttccatgaaaaaaaaaacccactatagGGAAGTGCCcctttaaaataatctttgttcCCTCTTGTTCATATAGTTATCCATGAAATGGAAGTGGTCATCCTAGTTCCTAGCTACACATCTCCTTTGATGTGCTGAGCAGCCCCTTTCTAGAGCTGGGCTATAAAACACAATCGGATCCTGATGAGTTCCTGAGGTCACGGAAGGTTTTATGGATCTCCCTTGACTCCAAGTGACCTGCTTCCAGGGGTGAGCTATACCTGATGAGCTCATAACGTAGCTGAATATTTCAGGGAGCTCTTTTTGGCAGGGAGTATCACAAAAATTGATCTCAACTGAAGACAGGAAGTGAAGCCCAGGAGCCCAGATTCTCTTGCTATTGTGACTGGCtgactctcactgaagtcaatgggagacactcATACACAGCAGCAAGAGAATTGAGCCCAAGAAGTGAAACAGGAAGCTGACTTACAGCATTGATGCCCGAGAGCTGCTGGGAGAGCTGGAGTACGATGGCAATGATGATGGCCTGGCGGTAATTCGGCGAGCGGAAGAGCTCCGGCACTGTTGCTTTCCTCTCCTGGGACATCTTGGTGCTCTCCTCTTTCATCTCTTGGATGTCTTGGGCCACATCCTGTGTACCACGGAGCTTCTGGAGAACTACAGGGAGGAACCACACATAGAATACATGAGATGTCATCAATTTACATGCCCCAGCCAACAAGAGGCTTGAGTTCCACTCTCAGCCCTAGTCTCCAACTCTCCAAGGGGGGATCAAATGCTGTGGACCCCCTAGAAGTTAATATTCTGCCTGGCTATGTGGGACAGATTAAGGCTCTATTCCTGGTCCTGGCCTCCTATTTAACCTGGAGCTAAATGTGTTAGGAGCACAGTAGATGTTAGGCCTAGTGATCTGTGCCTCTGAGCCGGAAACCTACATTTGATTCCTGCTCCTGTTCACACACTCACCTTGGGGCTACTTAGGAGCACAGCAGAGGCTGAGTCCAGTGATACCATGAGGAAGACCTCTTTTCCTAGTCTCAATCACTTTATTTTCCAAAGATTGGGAGGGGCTAAACCTGTTGTCCTAGGCCCTATCATTCTATACTATGGCCATGTAAATTCTGGACTTCTTACTCTCACCAAGAATGTGCTGGGAGCACCCTGATGGGCAAGCCTGATAGGCAAGCCTGATGCCTCATAGGGACCAGGtaagaaggtaggacaagaagtaatgggcttattctgcagcaagggagatacaggttaaatattaggaaaatctttctaactaaaagggtagttaagccctggaatatgCTTCcggggaggttgtagaatccccatcactggagatttttaagaacaggttgggctaacacctgtcagggatggtctaggtatatttggtcctgccgCAGCTCAGAGGGGTGGACTTGACAACGTCTCTAGGTTCCTTCCtctcttacatttctatgattctatgattttgcatTGCCATGCAGCAGACCCCAGATCAGTTACAGTTCTCTCACACATCCTGGAGCTCGTGCAGGCTGGGGGTACTGCGGAGGCAGGTCTGGTGACCTCTGGGGATCAGCTGTCTACACTATCGTGCAGGAGATCCAGGTTCTCATATCACTCCTCATCATCCATTCCCCTAAGTTCAGTTCAGGCTAGGAGGACTGTGGTGACTGGGCTGACCAGTAGCTGTCCTGTGGTGCCATTTAGAAGTGTCCACGCACCTGCTTGCGCTTTGTCTTCCTCCATCTTGTTGATCAGCAGGAAACGGGGACTCTCAGGGCAGAAGGGCAGAGCAGCACACTGCAGGATGGCTGGGATAATAGTGAACCCCAAAAGCAGTGGCCAGAGACTCTCACTCCCCATGATCTCCTTCAAGCCGAAAATCTAATCCAGCGAACAAGAAGAGAAAGAAATATTACGAGATATTCCCCTGTGTTGAAAATTAAGTCTTTACCCTTTCTCCTCCTCAAGAATTACACAGTAGTGTGGTCAGTTAGCTATTCAACCTACCCATTCCTCCCCATGGTGACTATAGAATGGTCCATGAGGTCTCATTCCCCTCTAATGATACCCGTGAAGCAGCCTGTTAGCCCCATAAAACCTTCAGTGCCCTCCCCAACAGCCATTGAGAAAGTCAGGATCAGGCCTACCTGTGCCACCAAGATGCCCACAACGATGCCCAGCTGGTTGAGGGTGCCAAAGGCACCACGCAGGGCGGTGGGTGAGATCTCGCTAATGTACATGGGAACAAAGCCAGTGCTGAGGCCACAAAAGAGGCCAATGATAAAGCGGCCAAGGATCAGCATTTCTATTGCTTTTGCCGTCTTGGAAAAGCCCATCAGGGTGCCACCCACGAAGGCCAGGATGTTCACCAGTAGCATGGAGTTCCGCCTGCCAAGGAGAGAGACATTAGCATAGGCCAGGGGTTATTGATTTGCAACGATAGGGAGAAAATTGCAGAAGTTATATGCCCAGCCAGATCCCCCTTCCCCGGGCCACGCTTCCCCACTCAGCCACTCCCTTTGTCtgcttcttttcttctctctctacCACTGTCTTGCCCTTCCAGGAATCGGTCCCTTCTCCCCAACCTACCCTCCTTCTCTGGTCCATTGGTCCAATTTTTTGGAGAGAAATAATTTCTCCTAATCCTTCCAATATCCCATAATTCAGAGACAAATTCCATGGTGGCTTAGACCCCCTTCCTAACGTACCTTCCAAATCGGTTGACAAAAAGTCCAACAGAGAAGGAGCCGATCATCCCTCCCACGGAGAAGATGGCGACGGAGAGGGACCACAGCGAGGTCAGAAGCTCGGAGGAGGTTGGGGTCCCTCTCCGCAACTCTAATGTTTGATTGAAGAATGCTTGAATAATCTGCATGGGAGAAAACACACCCCAGaaatgggaggagagaggggttaCAATAAAATATAATGTACTGTGGGAGAGGCGGAGCTCTGTATGATATCAGGGCGTTCTTTTGTCACAAAGtcagggtggtggggagagatcTCAGACATTTGGAAGTAGAGAAGCTAAAGTGGGTCAGGACAGCTGAAGAGGAACCCAAAGTTTCAGAAGGAGAGACGCTCAGAGAAGAGCAGTAGGACATGATTAAGAGGATGGAGAGACTGATTTACTTAGTATGATGAGATTGGGCAAGAGATGATTA is a genomic window of Lepidochelys kempii isolate rLepKem1 chromosome 1, rLepKem1.hap2, whole genome shotgun sequence containing:
- the SLC2A3 gene encoding solute carrier family 2, facilitated glucose transporter member 3, with product MESKKKITCPLLCAVSTAAIGSLQFGYNTGVINAPEKIIQAFFNQTLELRRGTPTSSELLTSLWSLSVAIFSVGGMIGSFSVGLFVNRFGRRNSMLLVNILAFVGGTLMGFSKTAKAIEMLILGRFIIGLFCGLSTGFVPMYISEISPTALRGAFGTLNQLGIVVGILVAQIFGLKEIMGSESLWPLLLGFTIIPAILQCAALPFCPESPRFLLINKMEEDKAQAVLQKLRGTQDVAQDIQEMKEESTKMSQERKATVPELFRSPNYRQAIIIAIVLQLSQQLSGINAVFYYSTGIFEKAGVKQPVYATIGAGVVNTVFTVVSLFLVERAGRRTLHLVGLGGMALCAVLMTIALTLKDVLSWISYISIVAIFGFVAFFEIGPGPIPWFIVAELFSQGPRPAAVAVAGCSNWTSNFLVGMLFPYAEKLCGPYVFIIFIVFLVIFFVFTFFKVPETRGRTFEDISRGFEGQVEGSGTVAAVEKSPMVELKGIESANDVTSNI